From one Erinaceus europaeus chromosome 4, mEriEur2.1, whole genome shotgun sequence genomic stretch:
- the NDUFAF4 gene encoding NADH dehydrogenase [ubiquinone] 1 alpha subcomplex assembly factor 4: MGAAVVRLLRDFNLEARVQREISRAKPRAAPRHPSAGALAREHEGQPPESPRRADRDEQLLRMLRGLHVRATDGHTDTLGVTAPVAPRPPKELRPRREPGADAAAATCIPKGRISLVEALTLLDNHKRQPETWTAERIAREYQLDPRDVSALLRYFLTFEIKVFPPQDRRAVQPK, translated from the exons ATGGGCGCCGCGGTGGTTCGGCTGCTGCGCGACTTCAACCTGGAGGCGCGGGTGCAGCGCGAGATCAGCAGGGCCAAGCCGCGGGCCGCGCCCAGGCACCCCTCCGCCGGCGCTCTCGCGAGAGAACACGAGGGCC AGCCGCCCGAGAGCCCGCGCCGCGCTGACAGGGATGAGCAGCTGCTGCGGATGCTGCGGGGCCTGCACGTGCGCGCCACAGACGGACACACGGACACGCTCGGG GTAACTGCCCCCGTGGCGCCTCGCCCGCCCAAGGAGCTGAGGCCGCGCAGAGAGCCTGGCGCAGATGCGGCGGCCGCCACGTGCATCCCGAAAGGCAGGATCTCCCTGGTGGAGGCGCTGACGCTGCTGGACAACCACAAGCGCCAGCCTGAGACGTGGACGGCCGAGAGGATCGCGCGGGAGTACCAGCTGGACCCCAGGGACGTCAGCGCCCTCCTCAGATACTTCCTCACTTTTGAGATCAAGGTCTTCCCTCCCCAGGACAGGAGGGCAGTGCAGCCAAAATGA